A single window of Leopardus geoffroyi isolate Oge1 chromosome D4, O.geoffroyi_Oge1_pat1.0, whole genome shotgun sequence DNA harbors:
- the LOC123592810 gene encoding olfactory receptor 2S2-like isoform X1: MEKANWSSPVVGFILLGLSAHPRLEKTFFVLILSMYLVILLGNGVLILVTILDSRLHTPMYFFLGNLSFLDICYTTSSIPLVLDGFLTPRKTISFSGCAMQMFLSFAMGATECVLLGMMAFDRYVAICNPLRYPVVMSRSVYVSMAVSSWAIGGAASVVHTSLTIQLPFCGNNVINHLACEILAVLKLACVDISINVISMGVTNVIFLGVPVLFISVSYVFIIATILRIPSAEGRKKAFSTCSAHLTVVVIFYGTLFFMYRKPKSKDPLGADKEDLSDKLIPLFYGVVTPMLNPVIYSLRNKDVKAAVRNLVARKYFTQ, encoded by the coding sequence ATGGAAAAAGCCAACTGGTCCTCCCCCGTGGTGGGGTTCATTCTCCTGGGACTCTCAGCCCACCCAAGGCTGGAGAAAACATTCTTTGTGCTCATCCTGTCTATGTATCTGGTGATCCTGCTGGGCAATGGGGTCCTCATCCTGGTGACCATCCTTGACTCCCGCCTGCAcacgcccatgtacttcttcctggggAACCTCTCCTTCCTGGACATCTGCTACACAACCTCTTCCATCCCTCTAGTCCTGGATGGCTTCCTCACTCCCAGGAAAACCATCTCCTTCTCAGGCTGTGCCATGCAGATGTTCCTCTCCTTTGCCATGGGAGCCACAGAGTGTGTGCTCCTGGGCATGATGGCGTTTgatcgctatgtggccatctgtaaCCCCCTGAGATACCCTGTGGTCATGAGCAGGTCTGTCTATGTATCCATGGCTGTCAGCTCCTGGGCAATTGGCGGGGCTGCTTCTGTGGTACACACATCCCTGACGATTCAGCTGCCTTTCTGCGGGAACAACGTCATCAACCACCTTGCCTGTGAGATCCTGGCTGTCCTGAAGTTGGCCTGTGTTGACATCTCCATCAATGTGATCAGCATGGGAGTGACAAATGTGATCTTCCTGGGGGTCCCAGTTCTGTTCATCTCCGTCTCTTATGTCTTCATCATTGCTACCATCCTGAGGATCCCTTCAGCTGAGGGGAGGAAAAAGGCCTTTTCTACCTGCTCTGCCCACCTCACTGTGGTGGTCATCTTCTATGGGACCTTATTTTTCATGTACAGGAAGCCCAAGTCTAAGGATCCCCTGGGGGCAGACAAAGAGGACCTTTCAGATAAGCTCATCCCTCTCTTCTATGGGGTGGTGACCCCCATGCTCAACCCCGTCATCTACAGCCTCAGGAACAAGGACGTGAAGGCTGCTGTGAGGAACCTGGTGGCTCGGAAATACTTCACCCAGTGA
- the LOC123592836 gene encoding olfactory receptor 2S2, with product MEKANWSSPVVGFILLGLSAHPRLEKTFFVLILSMYLVILLGNGVLILVTILDSRLHTPMYFFLGNLSFLDICYTTSSIPLVLDGFLTPRKTISFSGCAMQMFLSFAMAGTECVLLSVMAFDRYVAICNPLRYPVVMSRSVYVSMAVSSWAIGGAASVVHTSLTIQLPFCGNNVINHLACEILAVLKLACVDISINVISMGVTNVIFLGVPVLFISVSYVFIIATILRIPSAEGRKKAFSTCSAHLTVVVIFYGTLFFMYRKPKSKDPLGADKEDLSDKLIPLFYGVVTPMLNPVIYSLRNKDVKAAVRNLVARKYFTQ from the coding sequence ATGGAAAAAGCCAACTGGTCCTCCCCCGTGGTGGGGTTCATTCTCCTGGGACTCTCAGCCCACCCAAGGCTGGAGAAAACATTCTTTGTGCTCATCCTGTCTATGTATCTGGTGATCCTGCTGGGCAATGGGGTCCTCATCCTGGTGACCATCCTTGACTCCCGCCTGCAcacgcccatgtacttcttcctggggAACCTCTCCTTCCTGGACATCTGCTACACAACCTCTTCCATCCCTCTAGTCCTGGATGGCTTCCTCACTCCCAGGAAAACCATCTCCTTCTCAGGCTGTGCCATGCAGATGTTCCTCTCCTTTGCCATGGCAGGGACAGAGTGTGTGCTCCTGAGCGTGATGGCATTTgatcgctatgtggccatctgtaaCCCCCTGAGATACCCTGTGGTCATGAGCAGGTCTGTCTATGTATCCATGGCTGTCAGCTCCTGGGCAATTGGCGGGGCTGCTTCTGTGGTACACACATCCCTGACGATTCAGCTGCCTTTCTGCGGGAACAACGTCATCAACCACCTTGCCTGTGAGATCCTGGCTGTCCTGAAGTTGGCCTGTGTTGACATCTCCATCAATGTGATCAGCATGGGAGTGACAAATGTGATCTTCCTGGGGGTCCCAGTTCTGTTCATCTCCGTCTCTTATGTCTTCATCATTGCTACCATCCTGAGGATCCCTTCAGCTGAGGGGAGGAAAAAGGCCTTTTCTACCTGCTCTGCCCACCTCACTGTGGTGGTCATCTTCTATGGGACCTTATTTTTCATGTACAGGAAGCCCAAGTCTAAGGATCCCCTGGGGGCAGACAAAGAGGACCTTTCAGATAAGCTCATCCCTCTCTTCTATGGGGTGGTGACCCCCATGCTCAACCCCGTCATCTACAGCCTCAGGAACAAGGACGTGAAGGCTGCTGTGAGGAACCTGGTGGCTCGGAAATACTTCACCCAGTGA
- the LOC123592810 gene encoding olfactory receptor 2S2-like isoform X2 — MGETNWSSPVVGFILLGLSAHPRLEKTFFVLILSMYLVILLGNGVLILVTILDSRLHTPMYFFLGNLSFLDICYTTSSIPLVLDGFLTPRKTISFSGCAMQMFLSFAMGATECVLLGMMAFDRYVAICNPLRYPVVMSRSVYVSMAVSSWAIGGAASVVHTSLTIQLPFCGNNVINHLACEILAVLKLACVDISINVISMGVTNVIFLGVPVLFISVSYVFIIATILRIPSAEGRKKAFSTCSAHLTVVVIFYGTLFFMYRKPKSKDPLGADKEDLSDKLIPLFYGVVTPMLNPVIYSLRNKDVKAAVRNLVARKYFTQ; from the exons atgggagaaa CCAACTGGTCCTCCCCCGTGGTGGGGTTCATTCTCCTGGGACTCTCAGCCCACCCAAGGCTGGAGAAAACATTCTTTGTGCTCATCCTGTCTATGTATCTGGTGATCCTGCTGGGCAATGGGGTCCTCATCCTGGTGACCATCCTTGACTCCCGCCTGCAcacgcccatgtacttcttcctggggAACCTCTCCTTCCTGGACATCTGCTACACAACCTCTTCCATCCCTCTAGTCCTGGATGGCTTCCTCACTCCCAGGAAAACCATCTCCTTCTCAGGCTGTGCCATGCAGATGTTCCTCTCCTTTGCCATGGGAGCCACAGAGTGTGTGCTCCTGGGCATGATGGCGTTTgatcgctatgtggccatctgtaaCCCCCTGAGATACCCTGTGGTCATGAGCAGGTCTGTCTATGTATCCATGGCTGTCAGCTCCTGGGCAATTGGCGGGGCTGCTTCTGTGGTACACACATCCCTGACGATTCAGCTGCCTTTCTGCGGGAACAACGTCATCAACCACCTTGCCTGTGAGATCCTGGCTGTCCTGAAGTTGGCCTGTGTTGACATCTCCATCAATGTGATCAGCATGGGAGTGACAAATGTGATCTTCCTGGGGGTCCCAGTTCTGTTCATCTCCGTCTCTTATGTCTTCATCATTGCTACCATCCTGAGGATCCCTTCAGCTGAGGGGAGGAAAAAGGCCTTTTCTACCTGCTCTGCCCACCTCACTGTGGTGGTCATCTTCTATGGGACCTTATTTTTCATGTACAGGAAGCCCAAGTCTAAGGATCCCCTGGGGGCAGACAAAGAGGACCTTTCAGATAAGCTCATCCCTCTCTTCTATGGGGTGGTGACCCCCATGCTCAACCCCGTCATCTACAGCCTCAGGAACAAGGACGTGAAGGCTGCTGTGAGGAACCTGGTGGCTCGGAAATACTTCACCCAGTGA